A single window of Bradyrhizobium daqingense DNA harbors:
- a CDS encoding AAA family ATPase: MTDESATQERIFAALTDTAMHPAVRRIDTHAASVFLDGDRALKIKRAVRFPFLDYSTLDQRKAACEEEIRINRPLAPQIYHRVVAITEEADGSVQVDGPGRPIEYAVEMSRFDESQTLDHLAKTGPLDEKLASATADAIVASHAMADRAEGKAWISTIPNLIDGNSNGLGNGNRLDVEKIAQLAEGSHATLLRLRPLLEERDRQGFVRRCHGDLHLANIASLGGRPVLFDAIEFDAQMATVDVLYDLAFTLMDLLRYDQARAASIVLNRYLAATSHDNLDALSTLPLFMSIRAAIRAQVALARLKSLGSDDSGALDDARRYFHLARVLIHPPAPRLISIGGLSGTGKSVLARALAPVVAPQPGAIVLRSDLVRKQMFGPEDTQRLPPSAYTPEVTARVYDTLAEDARRVLAQGHSVIIDGVFAREEERDAFTALASRCNIKLNGIFLVADLATRQSRIGSRRGDASDATQEVAAQQERYNIGHVGWATIDASGTPEHTLQSCRDAIAEGNKAI, translated from the coding sequence ATGACGGACGAGTCTGCGACCCAGGAGCGGATCTTTGCGGCTCTCACCGATACCGCCATGCATCCGGCCGTGAGGCGGATCGATACGCACGCCGCCTCAGTGTTCCTCGACGGCGATCGCGCCCTGAAGATCAAACGCGCCGTGAGGTTCCCGTTCCTCGACTATTCCACGCTCGACCAGCGCAAGGCCGCCTGCGAGGAGGAGATCAGGATCAACCGGCCGCTGGCGCCGCAGATCTATCACCGCGTCGTGGCGATTACGGAAGAGGCGGATGGATCGGTCCAGGTCGACGGACCCGGCCGGCCGATCGAATATGCGGTCGAGATGTCGCGCTTCGACGAGAGCCAGACGCTGGATCATCTGGCGAAGACCGGCCCGCTGGACGAGAAGCTGGCCTCGGCTACCGCGGATGCGATCGTGGCCTCGCATGCGATGGCAGACCGCGCCGAAGGCAAGGCGTGGATCTCCACCATTCCCAACCTGATCGATGGCAATAGCAACGGCCTGGGAAATGGCAATCGCTTGGACGTCGAAAAAATCGCGCAGCTTGCCGAGGGTTCGCACGCGACGCTCCTGCGCCTCCGTCCCTTGCTCGAGGAGCGCGACCGCCAAGGCTTCGTGCGCCGATGCCACGGCGACTTGCATCTCGCCAACATCGCGTCCCTCGGAGGGCGGCCGGTGCTGTTCGATGCCATCGAATTCGATGCGCAAATGGCAACAGTCGACGTGCTCTACGATCTCGCATTCACGCTGATGGACCTGTTGCGCTATGATCAGGCACGCGCGGCCAGCATCGTCCTCAATCGATATCTCGCCGCGACGTCGCACGACAATCTCGATGCGCTCTCCACCCTGCCGCTTTTCATGTCGATCCGGGCGGCGATCCGTGCGCAAGTTGCGCTAGCGCGGCTGAAGTCGCTGGGGTCTGATGATAGCGGCGCCCTTGACGACGCACGGCGCTATTTCCACCTTGCCCGGGTGCTGATCCATCCTCCAGCTCCCCGGCTGATTTCGATCGGAGGACTGTCTGGCACCGGCAAGTCCGTTTTAGCCCGCGCGCTTGCACCGGTCGTCGCGCCTCAACCGGGAGCGATCGTGCTGCGTAGCGACCTCGTCCGCAAGCAGATGTTCGGGCCCGAGGACACGCAGCGGCTGCCGCCATCTGCCTACACGCCGGAGGTCACGGCCCGTGTGTACGACACCTTAGCCGAGGACGCCCGGCGGGTGCTGGCGCAAGGTCATTCGGTGATCATCGACGGCGTCTTCGCCCGCGAGGAGGAACGAGACGCGTTCACCGCACTGGCGAGCAGATGCAACATTAAGTTGAACGGCATATTCCTGGTTGCAGACCTCGCCACCCGGCAGTCGCGGATAGGCAGTCGCCGCGGAGATGCATCCGACGCCACGCAAGAGGTTGCCGCGCAGCAAGAGCGCTATAATATCGGCCATGTCGGTTGGGCGACCATCGATGCATCCGGGACACCAGAGCACACGCTCCAGAGCTGTCGGGACGCGATCGCTGAGGGCAATAAGGCTATCTGA
- a CDS encoding RidA family protein: MTTPKGPQLAVLPTAAEHETRPKAQVLQPSGWPMPKGYANGMAAEGRIIVTGGVIGWDAQEHLADGFVAQVRQTLTNIAAILAEAGARPEHLVRLTWYVVDMDEYLANLKELGRIYRDIFGAHYPAMALVQVVRLVEKAARVEIEATAVIPR; encoded by the coding sequence GTGACGACGCCCAAAGGCCCGCAGCTCGCGGTGCTGCCGACGGCAGCCGAGCACGAAACCCGTCCGAAGGCGCAGGTCCTGCAGCCGTCCGGCTGGCCGATGCCGAAGGGCTATGCCAACGGCATGGCTGCCGAGGGGCGCATCATCGTCACGGGCGGGGTGATCGGCTGGGATGCCCAAGAGCATCTCGCGGATGGCTTCGTCGCGCAGGTGCGCCAGACGCTCACCAACATCGCAGCGATCCTGGCCGAGGCCGGCGCGCGGCCTGAACATCTCGTGCGCCTCACCTGGTACGTCGTCGACATGGACGAGTACCTGGCCAACCTGAAGGAGCTGGGCAGGATCTACCGCGACATCTTCGGTGCGCATTATCCCGCGATGGCGCTGGTTCAGGTCGTCCGGCTGGTCGAGAAGGCGGCGCGCGTCGAAATCGAGGCCACCGCCGTCATTCCTCGCTGA
- a CDS encoding bifunctional acetate--CoA ligase family protein/GNAT family N-acetyltransferase: MSTYRLKNLLSPRSVALVGASARPGSVGRAVLENIGKAGFKGQFGLVNPRHAEISGIAAVKNLDRLDFVPELIVITAPAREVPGIIDQAGRRGSVGALIVSAGLGHGPGSLYEATIAAARKYGMRLIGPNCLGIMMPAVSLNASFAAHMPGPGNLALISQSGAIAAGMVDWAAQRGVGFSGIVSIGDQIDVDLADLLDHFAMDHKTRAILLYIEAIKDARKFMSAARAAARVKPVVVVKSGRMAQGAKAAATHTGALAGADAVYDAAFRRAGVLRVSDLRELFDCAETLGRVESPAGKRLAILTNGGGIGVLAIDRLVELDGIPASISADARKKLDAALPPTWSGANPVDIVGDADAARYATALEVLLADPDNDAVLVLNVQTAIASAIEIATTVTELVGKYREQHRRWAKPVLAAWVGADQAIIQTLSNAGIPNYPTEDDAVRGFMHLVRHREVVEELSQVPPAMPDTFVPDARAARQIVTAAIADGRQWLEPVEIKHLLEAYDIAMVPTYAATDVEQAVTCAKEIFAQGGTVVLKIMSRDITHKSDVGGVVLNLTTPDAVRAAATDILDRARKLRPEARIGGVIVQAMVVKAKARELILGLADDPIFGTVVVFGRGGTAVEIINDKALALPPLDLQLARDLIDRTRVSRLLKAYRDVPAVKHDAVAMVLVKLAQMAADIPEIREFDINPLLADETGVAAVDARVAVGPPQKKFVGSGPANFAVRAYPSQWERHLELKDGWRIFVRPLRPEDEPIIHEFLRHVTAHDLRLRFFAPMKEFTHEFIARLTQLDYARAMAFIAFDEKTSEMVGVVRLHSDSVYETGEYAILLRSDLKGRGLGWALMQLIIDYARSEGLKTISGDVLQENTVMLEMCRQLGFEVKPDPTEPDIADVRLKL; encoded by the coding sequence ATGTCAACGTATCGCCTGAAGAATCTTCTGTCGCCACGTTCTGTTGCCCTGGTCGGCGCCAGCGCCCGTCCGGGCTCCGTGGGACGCGCCGTTCTGGAGAATATCGGCAAAGCCGGGTTCAAGGGGCAATTCGGTCTGGTGAATCCGCGCCATGCCGAGATCAGTGGCATCGCCGCCGTGAAGAACCTGGACCGGTTGGACTTCGTCCCCGAGCTCATCGTCATCACCGCGCCGGCGCGCGAGGTTCCCGGTATCATCGACCAGGCCGGACGTCGCGGGTCAGTCGGCGCGCTGATCGTCTCGGCCGGGCTCGGTCACGGACCGGGGTCCCTGTACGAGGCCACAATCGCTGCCGCCCGCAAATACGGCATGCGGCTGATTGGGCCGAACTGCCTCGGCATCATGATGCCCGCGGTCAGCCTCAATGCCAGTTTTGCCGCGCACATGCCGGGACCAGGCAATCTCGCGCTGATCTCGCAATCGGGCGCGATCGCGGCCGGCATGGTCGATTGGGCGGCGCAGCGCGGGGTGGGCTTCTCCGGCATCGTTTCGATCGGAGACCAGATCGACGTCGACCTTGCCGATCTGCTCGACCATTTCGCGATGGATCACAAGACCCGCGCCATCCTGCTCTACATCGAGGCGATCAAGGACGCGCGCAAGTTCATGTCGGCGGCGCGCGCCGCCGCGCGCGTGAAGCCGGTCGTCGTGGTGAAGTCCGGCCGCATGGCGCAGGGGGCGAAGGCTGCGGCCACGCATACCGGTGCGCTTGCCGGCGCCGATGCGGTCTATGACGCGGCGTTCCGCCGCGCGGGCGTCCTGCGCGTCTCCGACCTGCGCGAACTGTTCGATTGCGCCGAGACGCTCGGGCGCGTGGAATCGCCGGCGGGAAAGCGCTTGGCGATCCTGACCAATGGTGGCGGCATCGGCGTGCTCGCCATCGATCGATTGGTCGAGCTGGACGGAATTCCGGCCTCGATCTCGGCGGACGCCCGCAAGAAGCTCGATGCCGCGCTGCCACCGACCTGGTCGGGTGCAAATCCCGTCGACATCGTTGGCGATGCCGATGCTGCGCGTTACGCCACGGCGCTGGAGGTGCTGCTCGCAGATCCCGATAACGACGCAGTCCTCGTCCTCAACGTGCAAACGGCGATAGCCTCGGCTATCGAGATCGCCACGACCGTGACCGAGCTCGTCGGAAAATACCGTGAGCAGCATCGCCGATGGGCGAAGCCTGTGCTGGCCGCCTGGGTCGGAGCCGATCAGGCCATCATCCAAACGCTCTCCAACGCGGGCATTCCCAATTACCCGACCGAGGACGATGCGGTGCGCGGCTTCATGCATCTGGTCCGGCATCGCGAGGTGGTGGAAGAACTTAGCCAGGTTCCGCCCGCGATGCCTGATACGTTCGTGCCGGACGCCCGAGCGGCCAGGCAGATCGTCACTGCCGCGATCGCCGACGGCCGCCAATGGCTCGAGCCTGTCGAGATCAAGCACCTGCTCGAAGCCTACGATATCGCGATGGTGCCGACCTATGCCGCAACCGATGTCGAGCAGGCAGTGACCTGTGCGAAGGAGATATTTGCGCAAGGCGGGACCGTGGTACTGAAGATCATGTCGCGCGACATCACCCACAAGTCGGATGTCGGCGGCGTCGTCCTCAATCTGACTACACCGGATGCAGTGCGTGCTGCGGCGACGGACATCCTCGACCGGGCGAGAAAGCTGCGGCCCGAAGCCCGCATCGGCGGCGTCATCGTGCAGGCCATGGTGGTCAAGGCGAAGGCGCGGGAGCTCATTCTTGGTCTTGCCGACGATCCCATCTTCGGAACCGTCGTCGTCTTCGGCCGGGGCGGGACGGCTGTGGAGATCATCAACGACAAGGCACTGGCGCTGCCGCCGCTCGACCTGCAGCTTGCCCGCGACCTGATCGACCGCACACGCGTGTCGCGGCTGTTGAAAGCCTATCGTGATGTGCCGGCGGTGAAGCATGACGCCGTCGCCATGGTGCTGGTCAAGCTGGCGCAGATGGCCGCCGACATCCCCGAGATCCGTGAGTTCGACATCAATCCGCTGCTCGCGGATGAAACCGGCGTGGCCGCTGTCGATGCCCGCGTCGCGGTGGGACCGCCGCAGAAGAAATTCGTCGGCTCCGGCCCGGCCAATTTCGCGGTGCGGGCCTATCCGTCGCAATGGGAGCGCCATCTCGAGCTCAAGGACGGCTGGCGCATCTTCGTGCGTCCCTTGCGCCCCGAGGACGAGCCGATCATCCACGAATTCCTGCGTCATGTGACTGCGCACGACCTCCGCCTGCGCTTCTTCGCACCGATGAAGGAGTTCACCCACGAGTTCATCGCGCGCCTGACCCAGCTCGATTATGCGCGCGCGATGGCCTTCATTGCCTTTGACGAGAAGACCAGCGAGATGGTCGGCGTCGTCCGGCTGCATTCGGACTCGGTCTACGAAACCGGCGAATATGCCATCCTGCTGCGGTCCGATCTCAAGGGCAGGGGACTCGGATGGGCCCTGATGCAGCTGATCATCGACTATGCGAGGTCGGAAGGGCTGAAGACCATATCGGGCGACGTGCTCCAGGAGAACACCGTCATGCTCGAGATGTGCCGGCAGCTCGGCTTCGAGGTGAAGCCGGACCCCACCGAGCCTGACATTGCAGATGTCAGGCTGAAGCTTTGA
- a CDS encoding cyclase family protein, whose translation MPRKLIDISVPLKNDVTSDPPGNQPTIQYIDHQQGLPRMLQFFDGLKAEDLPDGQGWAVEQVSLSTHNGTHLDAPWHFHPTMNRGERSWTIDEVPLEWCFQPGVKLDFQHLPDGYVVSADDVEQELKRIGHTLSPLEIVVVNTSAGAKFGRADYVNSGCGMGYEATMYLLERGVRLTGTDGWSWDAPFVYTAKKYAETKDAGLIWEGHKAGRHIGYCHLEKLHNLDRLPPTGFTVSCFPVKIERASAGWTRAVAIIDD comes from the coding sequence ATGCCGCGGAAGCTGATCGATATCTCGGTGCCGCTCAAGAACGACGTGACTTCCGATCCGCCAGGCAACCAACCGACGATCCAGTACATTGATCACCAGCAGGGGCTGCCGCGCATGCTGCAGTTCTTCGACGGGCTCAAGGCAGAGGACCTGCCCGACGGCCAGGGCTGGGCCGTGGAGCAGGTCTCGCTGTCGACTCACAACGGAACGCATCTCGATGCGCCCTGGCACTTTCATCCGACCATGAACCGCGGCGAACGGTCATGGACGATCGACGAGGTACCGCTGGAATGGTGCTTCCAGCCCGGCGTGAAACTCGACTTCCAGCATCTGCCCGATGGCTACGTGGTGAGCGCCGACGATGTCGAGCAAGAGCTGAAGCGCATCGGGCACACGCTGTCGCCGCTGGAGATCGTCGTGGTCAACACCAGCGCCGGCGCGAAATTCGGCCGAGCCGACTACGTCAATTCCGGCTGCGGCATGGGCTATGAAGCCACCATGTACCTGCTCGAGCGCGGCGTGCGCCTGACCGGCACCGACGGCTGGAGCTGGGACGCGCCGTTCGTCTATACCGCAAAGAAATATGCCGAAACCAAAGACGCCGGCCTGATCTGGGAAGGCCACAAGGCTGGACGGCATATCGGTTATTGCCATCTCGAGAAGCTGCACAATCTCGATCGATTGCCCCCGACCGGGTTCACCGTCTCGTGCTTCCCGGTGAAGATCGAACGCGCCTCCGCCGGCTGGACCCGCGCGGTGGCGATTATCGACGATTAG
- a CDS encoding CHAD domain-containing protein, protein MARSSTTSTTARAVPAARRSVLPGRLSPGMACDTAFRIIARRHFDAVLAQHDGTCRGDPDALHQIRIALTHLRTAIRFFSPMVDDVLRPYVWAELKWLNGQLGMVRDLDVAIERVVAESGEELAVIAELQHWDDKRAESHRLLARALQSARYRRLVEQTSAWIESGPWSTRRSKEAIRLRRCSLADHATERLTTWEKTLLKKARKLTKLDVEKRHKLRLLNKRMTYSVESLADLFADGAAAKQKSILKQLRKAQKSLGQLNDDARGQALAASLNGAGPEAAIRFLDRKREKKLLRKASAAYRKLDKAKPFRSSDLAPNSEPED, encoded by the coding sequence ATGGCGCGATCCAGCACGACCTCGACGACCGCTCGCGCCGTGCCGGCGGCGCGACGCAGTGTCCTGCCCGGCCGGCTCAGCCCGGGCATGGCCTGCGACACGGCATTCCGGATCATCGCCCGCCGTCATTTCGACGCCGTGCTCGCCCAACACGACGGCACCTGCCGCGGCGATCCCGACGCCCTGCACCAGATCCGGATCGCGCTGACGCATCTGCGCACCGCCATCCGCTTCTTCTCGCCGATGGTCGACGACGTGCTGCGGCCGTATGTCTGGGCCGAACTGAAATGGCTCAACGGCCAGCTCGGCATGGTGCGGGACCTCGACGTCGCAATCGAGCGGGTCGTCGCCGAGAGCGGCGAAGAACTCGCAGTGATCGCCGAACTCCAGCACTGGGACGACAAGCGCGCCGAGAGCCATCGCCTGCTGGCGCGTGCGCTGCAATCCGCGCGCTATCGCCGCCTGGTCGAGCAGACCTCGGCCTGGATCGAGAGCGGCCCATGGTCGACCCGCCGCAGCAAGGAAGCCATCCGACTGCGCCGTTGCTCGCTCGCCGACCACGCGACGGAGCGGCTGACGACGTGGGAAAAGACCCTTCTCAAGAAGGCCCGCAAGCTGACCAAGCTCGACGTCGAGAAACGACACAAGCTGCGGCTCCTCAACAAGCGGATGACCTATTCGGTCGAATCGCTCGCGGATTTGTTCGCCGACGGAGCGGCGGCGAAGCAGAAGTCCATCCTCAAGCAATTGCGCAAGGCACAGAAGTCCCTCGGGCAGTTGAACGACGATGCGCGCGGGCAGGCGCTTGCGGCATCGCTGAACGGCGCCGGCCCGGAAGCCGCCATTCGCTTCCTCGACCGCAAGCGGGAAAAGAAGCTGCTGCGAAAGGCGTCAGCGGCCTATCGGAAGCTGGACAAGGCCAAGCCGTTCCGCTCCTCGGACCTCGCGCCGAATTCGGAGCCCGAGGATTAA
- a CDS encoding benzoate-CoA ligase family protein, whose amino-acid sequence MANAAKVQVSGSCDGNAASAHVDTFARQHLPSRELWPDFIFTRPELRYPARLNCVSYFVDRWVEQGHGDAPCVISPAVSYTYRELQALVNRIANVLVDKLGLVTGGRVLLRSANNPMMVATYLAVIKAGGIVVATMPLLRAKELSYPIQKAEITLALCDGKLSEEMEKAKAAAPGLKHVVYWGNGAPDSLEALIADASPEFRAVDTASDDVCLIAFTSGTTGDPKGTMHFHRDMLAVCDGYARNILRAEQNDRFVGSAPLAFTFGFGGVLFPMHIGASFVVLEKTTPDDILNAIEQYKATVCFTAPTAYRAMLGKLAGRDISSLRKCVSAGETLPKPTFDAWLKATGIKLMDGIGSTELLHIFISATEDEIRPGATGKPVPGYEAKIVDDEGHDVPPGTMGRLAVRGPTGCRYLADERQRKYVQNGWNITGDTYLMDADGYFWYQSRSDDMIVSAGYNIAGTDVEAALLTHPAVVECGVVGAPDEARGMIVKAYVIAAPGVTTDAQLVAELQEHVKREIAPYKYPRAIEFVTQLPKTETGKLKRFALRQLAQAAATSSGVAAE is encoded by the coding sequence ATGGCCAACGCCGCCAAGGTTCAAGTGTCGGGCTCGTGTGACGGCAATGCTGCATCGGCCCATGTCGATACGTTCGCGCGGCAACATCTGCCGTCGCGCGAGCTCTGGCCCGATTTCATCTTCACGCGACCGGAGCTGCGCTATCCCGCGCGATTGAACTGCGTCAGCTATTTCGTGGACCGCTGGGTCGAGCAGGGCCATGGTGATGCGCCTTGCGTCATCAGTCCTGCGGTCAGCTACACCTATCGCGAACTGCAGGCTCTGGTGAACCGCATCGCCAACGTGCTCGTCGACAAGCTGGGCCTGGTGACCGGCGGGCGCGTGCTGCTGCGTTCGGCCAACAATCCGATGATGGTCGCGACCTATCTCGCCGTCATCAAGGCTGGCGGCATCGTCGTCGCCACCATGCCGCTGCTGCGCGCCAAGGAGCTGTCATATCCGATCCAGAAGGCGGAGATCACGCTCGCACTGTGTGACGGAAAGCTCTCCGAGGAAATGGAGAAGGCGAAAGCCGCAGCGCCCGGCCTCAAGCATGTGGTGTATTGGGGCAATGGTGCCCCAGACTCGCTCGAAGCGTTGATCGCGGATGCGAGTCCGGAGTTCAGGGCTGTCGACACCGCGTCGGACGACGTCTGCCTGATCGCGTTCACCTCGGGCACGACAGGCGATCCCAAGGGTACCATGCATTTCCACCGGGACATGCTGGCGGTCTGCGACGGTTACGCGCGCAACATCCTGCGCGCCGAGCAGAATGATCGCTTCGTCGGCTCGGCACCGCTGGCCTTCACCTTCGGTTTCGGTGGCGTATTGTTTCCGATGCATATCGGCGCCTCCTTCGTAGTGCTGGAGAAGACGACGCCGGACGACATTCTGAATGCGATCGAGCAGTACAAGGCCACGGTCTGCTTCACGGCTCCGACCGCGTACCGGGCCATGCTCGGCAAGCTCGCCGGCCGCGACATCTCCTCGCTGCGCAAATGCGTTTCCGCGGGCGAGACGCTGCCCAAGCCGACATTCGACGCCTGGCTCAAGGCCACCGGCATCAAACTGATGGACGGCATCGGCTCGACCGAGCTGCTGCACATCTTCATCAGCGCCACCGAGGACGAGATCCGCCCCGGCGCCACCGGCAAGCCGGTGCCGGGCTATGAGGCCAAGATCGTCGACGATGAGGGCCACGACGTGCCACCGGGCACGATGGGCCGCCTGGCGGTGCGTGGGCCGACCGGCTGCCGCTATCTCGCCGACGAGCGGCAACGGAAATACGTTCAGAACGGCTGGAACATCACTGGCGACACCTACCTCATGGATGCCGACGGGTATTTCTGGTACCAGTCGCGTTCCGACGACATGATCGTGTCGGCCGGCTACAACATCGCGGGGACCGATGTCGAGGCGGCGCTGCTCACCCATCCCGCCGTCGTCGAGTGCGGTGTGGTCGGAGCGCCTGACGAGGCGCGCGGCATGATCGTCAAGGCGTATGTCATTGCCGCACCCGGTGTGACGACCGACGCCCAGCTCGTGGCCGAACTGCAGGAGCATGTCAAACGCGAGATCGCGCCGTACAAATATCCGCGCGCGATCGAGTTCGTGACGCAATTGCCGAAGACCGAGACCGGCAAGTTGAAACGATTTGCCCTGCGTCAGCTGGCGCAGGCCGCAGCGACGTCCTCGGGCGTCGCGGCGGAATGA
- a CDS encoding Crp/Fnr family transcriptional regulator, with translation MPQDKTGDPRQSAGNKLSVLRKHPIFADLEPEALDQLCRYAKHTTVKRGATIAAKGDPGNNLFAVISGTVKISSSSPDGRNAILNLIGPGEIFGEIAVLDGAPRSADATANTNCELYIIDRRDFLPFVKSQPALAMKFIELLCARLRWTSQQVEQVILQNLPGRLASALLGLTEERKLDSGSGTLAITQQEISEMVGMTRESINKQLRAWAGRNWVRLEHGAIVVLDTDALRELAESGLGGA, from the coding sequence GTGCCTCAGGACAAGACCGGCGATCCCCGACAGTCGGCGGGCAACAAACTATCGGTCCTGCGCAAGCACCCGATCTTCGCGGATCTGGAGCCGGAGGCGCTCGACCAGCTCTGCCGCTATGCCAAGCACACCACCGTGAAGCGCGGTGCGACCATCGCGGCCAAGGGCGATCCCGGCAACAATCTGTTCGCGGTGATCTCGGGTACGGTGAAGATCTCCTCTTCGTCGCCGGATGGACGGAACGCCATTCTCAATCTGATCGGTCCCGGGGAGATCTTTGGCGAGATCGCGGTGCTCGACGGCGCGCCGAGGTCGGCCGACGCCACCGCCAATACCAATTGCGAGCTCTACATCATCGACCGCCGGGACTTCCTGCCGTTCGTCAAGAGCCAGCCGGCGCTGGCGATGAAGTTCATCGAGCTGCTCTGCGCGCGCCTGCGCTGGACCAGCCAGCAGGTCGAGCAGGTGATCCTCCAGAACTTGCCAGGCCGGCTCGCCAGCGCGCTGCTCGGTCTCACCGAGGAACGCAAGCTCGACTCCGGCAGCGGCACGCTCGCCATCACGCAGCAGGAGATCAGCGAGATGGTTGGGATGACGCGCGAGAGCATCAACAAGCAATTGCGCGCCTGGGCGGGCCGCAACTGGGTTCGTCTCGAGCACGGCGCCATCGTCGTGCTCGATACCGATGCGCTGCGCGAACTCGCTGAGAGCGGCCTCGGCGGCGCGTGA
- a CDS encoding helix-turn-helix domain-containing protein → MKPSVVAIEPNGHVCDDCAVRGAAVCASLDAAELREFEHLGRRVHFDSGETVFSEEDITTSFYNVLEGLMRLYKLLPDGRRQIVGFALPGDFLGMNISGRHNFSADAIGAVTVCQFGKAAFSRFVEDRPQLLRRINELAIRELAQARDHMVLLGRRAADEKVAAFLLGWRQRLPALGGSLDMVPLPMSRQDIADYLGLTIETVSRTFTKLERHGAIEILHGGISLRDPARVEALAA, encoded by the coding sequence ATGAAGCCTTCCGTGGTCGCGATTGAGCCGAACGGACATGTCTGTGACGATTGCGCCGTCCGCGGGGCGGCGGTGTGCGCGTCGCTGGATGCCGCCGAGCTTCGGGAGTTCGAGCACCTGGGACGCCGTGTCCATTTTGACTCGGGCGAGACCGTGTTCTCCGAGGAGGACATCACCACCTCGTTCTACAACGTCCTGGAAGGCCTCATGCGGTTGTACAAGCTGCTGCCTGACGGCCGGCGGCAGATCGTGGGCTTCGCCTTGCCGGGTGACTTCCTGGGGATGAACATCTCCGGCCGCCACAATTTTTCGGCCGACGCGATCGGTGCGGTAACCGTGTGCCAGTTCGGTAAGGCAGCGTTCAGCCGCTTCGTCGAGGACCGACCGCAACTGCTGAGGCGGATCAACGAGCTCGCCATTCGCGAGCTGGCCCAGGCGCGCGACCACATGGTTTTGCTCGGCCGCCGCGCGGCGGACGAGAAGGTCGCAGCCTTTCTGCTCGGCTGGCGCCAGCGTCTGCCGGCGCTCGGGGGATCGCTGGACATGGTGCCGCTTCCGATGAGCCGGCAGGACATCGCCGATTATCTCGGCCTGACCATCGAAACCGTCAGCCGCACCTTCACCAAGCTGGAGCGTCACGGCGCCATCGAAATCCTTCATGGCGGCATCAGCCTGCGCGATCCCGCGCGTGTCGAGGCTTTGGCCGCCTGA
- a CDS encoding TRAP transporter substrate-binding protein: MKTLTGIITAVALAVSAPLATARDFRSADIHPADYPTVEAVKFMGKQLAAASGGKLGVKVFPNGALGSEKDTIEQLKIGALDMMRINASPLNNFVPETIALCLPFVFRDTQHMRAVLDGPIGDEILAAMAPAGLVGLAYYDSGARSIYTVKAPVKSLADLKGLKIRVQQSDLWVGMIQSLGANPTPMPYGEVYTALKTGLVDAAENNWPSYESSRHFEAAKFYNITEHSLAPEVLVMSKKVWDTLSKDDQAMIRKAAKESVPVMRKLWDEREQASRKTVEAAGVQVVTIANKAEFVDAMKPVYQKFAGDEKLQSLVKRIQDAK, translated from the coding sequence ATGAAGACGCTCACCGGTATCATCACAGCCGTTGCACTGGCGGTCTCAGCGCCCCTGGCGACCGCACGCGATTTCCGCTCCGCCGACATCCATCCCGCCGATTACCCGACCGTCGAGGCCGTCAAATTCATGGGCAAGCAGCTCGCGGCGGCGAGCGGCGGCAAGCTCGGCGTCAAAGTGTTTCCGAACGGCGCCCTCGGCTCGGAAAAGGACACCATCGAGCAGCTCAAGATCGGCGCGCTCGACATGATGCGGATCAACGCATCGCCGCTGAACAATTTCGTGCCCGAGACCATCGCGCTGTGCCTGCCCTTCGTCTTCCGGGATACACAGCACATGCGTGCCGTCCTCGACGGTCCGATCGGCGACGAGATCCTGGCGGCGATGGCGCCCGCGGGCCTGGTCGGGCTCGCCTATTACGACAGCGGCGCCCGCTCCATCTACACCGTCAAGGCGCCGGTCAAGTCGCTCGCCGACCTCAAAGGCCTGAAGATCCGCGTCCAGCAATCCGACCTGTGGGTCGGCATGATCCAGAGCCTCGGGGCCAACCCGACGCCGATGCCCTATGGCGAGGTCTATACCGCGCTCAAGACCGGCCTCGTGGACGCCGCCGAGAACAACTGGCCATCCTACGAGTCCTCGCGTCACTTCGAGGCCGCCAAGTTCTACAACATCACCGAGCACTCGCTGGCGCCCGAAGTTCTCGTGATGTCCAAGAAGGTCTGGGACACGCTGAGCAAGGACGACCAGGCCATGATCCGCAAGGCGGCCAAGGAATCCGTGCCGGTCATGCGCAAGCTCTGGGACGAGCGTGAGCAGGCTTCCCGCAAGACCGTCGAGGCCGCCGGCGTTCAGGTCGTCACGATCGCAAACAAGGCGGAGTTCGTCGACGCGATGAAGCCGGTGTACCAGAAGTTCGCCGGCGACGAGAAGCTCCAGAGCCTGGTCAAGCGCATCCAGGACGCGAAGTAA